A single Phragmites australis chromosome 4, lpPhrAust1.1, whole genome shotgun sequence DNA region contains:
- the LOC133914528 gene encoding NAC domain-containing protein 37-like yields the protein MDSLESCVPPGFRFHPTDEELVGYYLRKKVASQKIDLDVIRDIDLYRIEPWDLQEHCGIGYEEQNEWYFFSYKDRKYPTGTRTNRATMAGFWKATGRDKAVLDKSRLIGMRKTLVFYKGRAPNGQKTDWIMHEYRLETDENAPPQEEGWVVCRAFKKRTAYPARSMALTWDSSYSYREPNVIAQEAAFVDPNAAYAQIRRPSKSARFKQEAELDGAAAFLQYSSHLVELPQLESPSAPLALNASQASAEEEDDDAGGRRGKKARADEVATDWRELDKFVASQLSTAECGGLEATAATGVGSQLDHGEDEMAALLFLNSDGREEAERWTGLLGPAGGDGDLGICVLEQ from the exons ATGGACTCCTTGGAATCATGCGTGCCCCCTGGCTTCAGGTTCCACCCCACCGACGAGGAGCTCGTCGGTTACTACCTCAGGAAGAAGGTGGCCTCCCAGAAGATCGACCTCGACGTCATACGCGACATCGATCTCTACCGCATCGAGCCGTGGGATCTCCAAG AGCATTGCGGGATCGGGTACGAGGAGCAGAACGAGTGGTACTTCTTCAGCTACAAGGACCGCAAGTATCCGACGGGGACACGGACCAACAGGGCGACCATGGCCGGGTTCTGGAAGGCGACAGGGAGGGACAAGGCAGTGCTCGACAAGAGCCGGCTCATCGGCATGAGGAAGACGCTCGTCTTCTACAAGGGCCGGGCGCCCAACGGGCAGAAGACCGACTGGATCATGCACGAGTACCGGCTCGAGACTGACGAGAATGCGCCGCCGCAG GAAGAAGGCTGGGTGGTGTGCCGGGCGTTCAAGAAGAGAACAGCATACCCGGCACGGAGCATGGCGCTGACATGGGACTCCAGCTACTCCTACCGCGAGCCCAACGTTATAGCACAGGAGGCGGCGTTTGTGGATCCCAACGCGGCGTACGCACAGATCAGGCGGCCGTCGAAGAGCGCGCGCTTCAAGCAAGAGGCCGAGCTGGACGGCGCCGCCGCGTTCCTGCAGTACTCCAGCCACTTGGTCGAGCTCCCGCAGCTCGAGAGCCCGTCGGCGCCGCTCGCGCTGAATGCGAGCCAAGCGTCAGCCGAAGAGGAAGACGACGACGCCGGTGGCAGGCGGGGCAAGAAGGCGCGGGCCGACGAGGTGGCCACGGACTGGAGGGAGCTCGACAAGTTCGTCGCGTCACAGCTCAGCACCGCGGAGTGCGGCGGCTTGGAGGCGACGGCCGCCACCGGCGTGGGCTCGCAGCTGGACCACGGTGAGGATGAGATGGCGGCATTGCTGTTCCTCAACAGCGACGGAAGGGAGGAGGCGGAGAGGTGGACAGGGTTGCTCGGCCCGGCCGGCGGGGACGGCGACCTCGGAATCTGTGTGTTGGAGCAATGA